The following are encoded together in the Adhaeribacter arboris genome:
- a CDS encoding InlB B-repeat-containing protein: MRIGQQYPKKSEAYKRSQLLHLAVKSTPLILLFSLLIVIARSSVFAQTPPGGFTSRTISSQWNQAVGLCFNSDGSQMFVWERTGKVYVVENNQKKIFVDISEEVGSYGDLGLLGFALHPNFESNGYFYLLYNVDRHYLTKFGTSAYSSTTNENNATIGRLTRYTASRSESGYQVNVSSRKILIGATKTTGIPSVQNIHGVGSLVFGRDGTLLISAGDAASNNPGINNETYIALAKSDGIITPEENVGAFRAQLLESYNGKILRVDPETGNGISSNPFFEPGNPYSIRSKVYALGLRNPFRLVLKPGTGSTNPTDGNPGILYAGDVGHQTYEEVDIITRPGMNFGWPIYEGLTLHPSYPDIKIPNYHAPNPLYGINGCNQPYFNFQDLIKQENASGSASFTNPCNTSQAIPSSIKTFVHSRPIIDWKHDNAGPSRTGTFNGQTATVTDIGAADSPVSGSQFGGNSSTAGLFYTHDDFPDIYKDKFFFGDYVGGWIRSITVNSSEKPVAVTNFINSGAIVVCMAINPTQNGIYYVNYPSEIRRVTYNSVNNEPNAVASADKLNGTSPLTVQFTGNKSTDPEGQTLTYAWNFGDGTTSTEANPSHTFTSDTPIKYTVTLTVTDTQGATDNATLTISINNNTPPQVTITSPVNNTQYPLTGETTYNLRATVTDLEQSSTSLAYRWQTILHHGDHEHAEPFDTNPETTTTLDPVGCDGDTYYYRVILTVTDDDGLTGQDEVRLYPNCNTAGQRVTSYELINADTDAEIESLHDGSIVDLAELGTKNINIRAVTFPATVGSVILNLTGKQSHNQTESSAPYALFGRNGNDYNAWAPATGNYNLTAKPYSGENGSGTVGTELSINFSIVNGTSSQTLVEYYLVNADTERDIQLVTNGATINLAALPTKNLNVRATTNPSVVGSVVFKVSGQQTLTRTENTAPYAVFGESNGNYTAWVPAVGNYTILGTPYSGSNSSGTVGSPLSVSFSVINQPSSTSYSLTVNASNGTVTKNPNQTSYDNGTNVTLTATPAVGYQFSGWSGNATGTTNPLIVNMNSNKNITANFTPASTFYTLTVNTSGNGTVSKSPNQTSYASGSTVTLTATPASGYQFSGWSGAATGSTNPLVVTMNGNKNVTATFTQSSGGQQVVSFTLINASNEQPIRNLVNNDVINIATLKTLNIRANTNPAKVGSVKMALTGPQTKNTTETGAPYALFGDVSGNYNSWTPAVGSYTLTATPSSAGGSGTVGAALVITFSVVNQSFALASASNLTEAELANDGLRVNYFPNPFTQELTLQLQNNKQAFLPIKLVDLYGRVLLINEATKVKQTITIGKEVCPGVYILIIGNGRKAKRYKVIKTS, translated from the coding sequence TTGCGAATAGGTCAACAATACCCCAAAAAATCGGAAGCATATAAAAGGTCCCAATTGCTACATCTGGCGGTAAAGTCGACGCCACTTATTTTACTTTTTTCCTTACTCATTGTAATAGCTCGCTCCTCTGTTTTTGCCCAAACACCGCCGGGTGGTTTTACTTCCCGAACTATTTCGTCGCAGTGGAACCAGGCCGTGGGACTCTGCTTTAATTCGGATGGCAGCCAAATGTTTGTGTGGGAACGCACCGGCAAAGTGTATGTAGTAGAAAACAACCAGAAAAAAATATTTGTTGACATAAGCGAAGAAGTAGGCTCGTACGGTGATTTAGGTTTACTAGGTTTTGCCCTACACCCGAACTTTGAATCTAATGGCTACTTTTATTTACTATATAACGTCGACCGCCACTATCTTACCAAGTTCGGCACCAGCGCTTACAGTTCTACCACCAACGAAAATAATGCTACTATTGGCCGTTTAACCCGCTATACTGCTTCCCGCTCCGAAAGTGGTTACCAGGTAAATGTAAGCAGCCGGAAAATTTTAATTGGGGCAACTAAAACTACAGGTATTCCTTCTGTTCAAAATATTCATGGGGTGGGCAGCCTGGTATTTGGCCGCGACGGAACCTTACTTATTTCGGCCGGCGATGCTGCTTCCAATAACCCCGGAATTAACAACGAAACTTACATCGCGCTTGCGAAATCAGATGGCATTATTACGCCAGAAGAAAATGTGGGCGCTTTCCGGGCCCAGTTACTGGAAAGTTACAACGGTAAAATCCTGCGGGTTGATCCTGAAACCGGGAACGGAATCTCCAGCAATCCTTTTTTTGAACCCGGAAACCCTTACTCTATTCGCTCTAAAGTTTATGCTTTGGGGTTACGCAACCCTTTTCGCCTGGTTCTAAAACCCGGCACCGGCAGTACCAATCCTACTGATGGCAATCCGGGCATTCTTTACGCAGGCGATGTGGGGCACCAGACTTACGAAGAAGTAGATATAATTACGCGACCCGGAATGAACTTTGGCTGGCCCATTTACGAAGGTTTAACCCTACACCCTTCTTACCCGGACATTAAAATACCTAACTACCATGCTCCTAATCCTTTGTACGGCATTAATGGGTGTAACCAGCCGTATTTTAATTTTCAGGATTTAATAAAACAGGAAAATGCAAGCGGCTCAGCTAGTTTTACTAACCCCTGTAATACCAGCCAGGCAATTCCAAGTTCTATTAAAACCTTCGTGCACAGCCGGCCAATTATTGATTGGAAACACGATAATGCCGGTCCATCCCGAACCGGTACTTTTAACGGGCAAACGGCTACCGTTACCGACATTGGCGCTGCGGACTCACCGGTTTCCGGCTCGCAGTTTGGGGGCAACTCTTCTACTGCCGGACTATTTTACACGCACGATGATTTTCCGGATATTTACAAAGATAAATTCTTTTTCGGCGATTACGTGGGAGGCTGGATTCGGTCGATAACGGTAAATAGCAGCGAAAAACCAGTGGCCGTTACAAATTTTATTAACAGCGGCGCCATAGTGGTATGCATGGCAATTAACCCCACGCAAAACGGCATTTATTACGTAAACTATCCTTCCGAAATCCGCCGCGTAACTTATAACAGTGTAAACAATGAGCCGAATGCAGTAGCTTCCGCCGATAAATTAAATGGCACGAGTCCGCTCACGGTACAATTTACCGGTAATAAGTCAACGGATCCCGAAGGGCAAACCTTAACCTACGCTTGGAATTTTGGCGATGGAACTACCAGTACCGAAGCGAATCCTTCGCATACTTTTACCAGTGATACTCCCATTAAATATACGGTAACCCTTACCGTTACCGATACCCAGGGGGCTACAGACAATGCCACCCTCACCATTTCTATAAATAACAACACTCCCCCTCAGGTTACCATTACCAGCCCGGTGAATAATACTCAATACCCTTTAACCGGTGAAACTACATATAATTTACGGGCAACGGTAACTGATCTGGAACAAAGCAGTACTTCGCTCGCGTATAGGTGGCAAACTATTTTGCACCACGGCGACCACGAACATGCGGAGCCCTTTGATACTAATCCCGAAACCACTACCACTTTAGATCCGGTTGGTTGCGACGGTGATACGTACTACTACCGCGTTATTTTAACGGTAACCGATGATGATGGCTTAACGGGTCAGGATGAAGTAAGATTATACCCCAACTGCAACACCGCCGGGCAACGGGTAACAAGTTATGAATTAATTAATGCCGATACGGATGCGGAAATTGAATCTTTACACGATGGTTCAATCGTTGATTTGGCCGAGTTGGGCACTAAAAACATAAATATTCGGGCGGTAACTTTTCCAGCTACGGTAGGAAGTGTGATACTAAATTTAACCGGAAAGCAAAGCCATAACCAAACCGAAAGTTCCGCCCCTTATGCCCTGTTCGGGAGAAATGGTAATGATTATAATGCCTGGGCTCCGGCTACGGGCAATTACAATTTAACCGCTAAACCCTACTCCGGCGAAAACGGAAGTGGAACAGTAGGTACGGAACTAAGTATTAATTTTAGCATTGTAAACGGTACCTCTTCCCAAACATTAGTGGAGTATTACCTGGTAAATGCTGATACCGAAAGGGATATTCAACTAGTAACCAACGGAGCCACCATAAACTTAGCCGCTCTACCCACTAAAAACCTGAATGTCCGGGCTACGACCAACCCATCGGTGGTGGGCAGTGTGGTTTTTAAAGTTAGTGGTCAACAAACCCTTACCCGGACCGAAAACACGGCACCTTACGCAGTTTTTGGGGAAAGCAACGGTAACTATACGGCTTGGGTTCCGGCAGTAGGAAATTACACTATTTTGGGTACTCCCTATTCCGGGTCTAATAGTAGCGGCACGGTGGGTTCTCCGTTATCCGTAAGTTTCTCTGTTATCAATCAGCCCTCCTCCACCTCTTACAGTTTAACGGTTAACGCAAGCAACGGTACCGTAACCAAAAACCCGAACCAGACGAGCTATGACAATGGTACCAATGTAACGCTTACAGCGACTCCGGCAGTTGGGTACCAGTTTAGTGGTTGGAGCGGCAATGCCACCGGTACTACTAATCCATTAATCGTAAACATGAACAGTAACAAAAACATTACGGCTAATTTCACTCCGGCCAGCACCTTCTATACCCTAACGGTAAATACTTCTGGCAATGGAACCGTAAGCAAAAGTCCAAACCAAACCAGTTACGCCAGCGGCAGCACGGTTACGCTCACGGCTACACCAGCCTCCGGTTACCAGTTTAGTGGTTGGAGCGGAGCCGCCACCGGTTCTACTAACCCGTTGGTGGTAACCATGAACGGTAATAAAAACGTAACCGCTACCTTTACTCAATCATCGGGCGGCCAACAAGTAGTAAGCTTTACTTTAATAAATGCCTCCAATGAACAACCTATCCGCAACTTGGTAAACAACGATGTTATCAATATTGCTACTTTAAAAACCCTGAACATCCGAGCCAATACCAATCCGGCTAAGGTGGGTAGCGTGAAAATGGCATTAACCGGCCCCCAAACTAAAAATACTACCGAAACAGGGGCGCCCTATGCTCTGTTTGGCGATGTAAGCGGAAACTACAACAGCTGGACGCCCGCCGTAGGCAGCTATACCTTAACTGCTACCCCTTCTTCAGCGGGAGGAAGTGGAACAGTAGGCGCCGCCCTTGTTATAACTTTTTCAGTAGTTAATCAATCCTTTGCCCTTGCATCGGCCAGTAATTTAACCGAAGCAGAATTGGCAAACGATGGTTTACGGGTAAATTACTTTCCTAACCCCTTTACCCAAGAACTAACCCTGCAACTACAAAACAACAAACAAGCTTTTCTGCCTATCAAACTAGTAGATTTGTATGGCAGAGTACTATTGATTAATGAAGCTACCAAGGTTAAACAAACCATAACTATAGGGAAAGAAGTTTGCCCGGGAGTATATATTTTAATTATTGGCAACGGCCGCAAAGCCAAGCGATATAAGGTAATAAAAACAAGTTAA
- a CDS encoding TolC family protein, translated as MVPTRGNYLVGVGMVWNLISSLRVQQQVQSQQFTSQALQDEYTLVNQRLQAQLALAESKIQNALSNYREAPVQIQAASTAYQQKNVLYTNGLATIVDITQTLYSLNRAEIDRDIANSNVWQALLLKAAATGDLGIFTSEF; from the coding sequence GTGGTGCCCACCCGGGGCAATTACCTGGTAGGCGTAGGGATGGTCTGGAATTTAATCAGTTCGTTACGGGTGCAGCAACAAGTGCAGAGCCAGCAATTTACCTCCCAGGCTTTACAGGACGAATATACTTTGGTCAACCAACGCTTACAGGCGCAATTAGCCTTAGCCGAATCCAAAATTCAGAATGCCTTGAGTAACTACCGCGAAGCGCCGGTTCAAATTCAGGCGGCCTCAACGGCTTACCAGCAGAAAAACGTCTTGTACACCAACGGTTTAGCCACCATAGTAGATATTACCCAAACCTTGTACAGTTTAAATCGGGCCGAAATAGACCGGGATATTGCCAACAGTAACGTTTGGCAAGCGCTCTTGTTAAAAGCCGCTGCCACCGGCGACTTAGGGATATTCACGAGCGAGTTTTAG
- a CDS encoding 3'-5' exonuclease produces MFAQLKLEDLLFIDIETVPGQPSYADLDERFQELWAIKSRQLAKIEPDPADIYERAGLYAEFGKIVCISMGILRETNDGRYTMRLKSFSNANEKELLEDLCALLNTKFTGKSHCLCGHNIREFDIPYLCRRMLVNDICIPKLVDCTGLKPWEISHLDTMHLWRFGDSRSFVSLDLLAALFNIPSPKNDINGAEVGRVFYEEGDLNRISRYCEQDVVTVAQLLLRFKSLPMLRPEDIQYT; encoded by the coding sequence ATGTTCGCACAGCTTAAACTGGAAGACCTGCTTTTTATTGACATTGAAACGGTTCCCGGGCAACCCAGCTATGCCGATCTCGATGAACGTTTCCAGGAATTGTGGGCCATTAAATCCCGGCAATTAGCTAAAATCGAACCCGATCCGGCAGATATCTACGAACGAGCGGGCCTGTATGCAGAGTTCGGGAAAATTGTGTGCATTTCCATGGGCATTTTGCGGGAAACCAACGATGGCCGCTATACTATGCGCCTGAAGTCGTTTAGTAATGCCAACGAAAAAGAATTACTCGAAGACTTATGCGCGTTACTTAATACCAAATTTACCGGTAAGAGCCATTGTTTGTGCGGCCATAACATCCGCGAATTTGATATTCCGTACTTGTGCCGCCGCATGTTGGTAAACGATATTTGCATCCCCAAACTGGTAGACTGTACGGGCCTAAAACCCTGGGAAATTTCGCACCTGGATACCATGCATCTTTGGCGCTTCGGCGATAGCCGCAGCTTTGTATCCTTAGATTTGCTGGCCGCTCTTTTTAACATTCCCAGTCCTAAAAACGATATAAACGGTGCGGAGGTAGGCCGGGTATTTTACGAAGAAGGCGACTTAAACCGGATCAGCCGGTATTGTGAGCAGGACGTGGTTACCGTAGCCCAATTATTACTGCGGTTCAAAAGTTTACCCATGCTCCGGCCCGAAGATATCCAATATACGTAA
- a CDS encoding ankyrin repeat domain-containing protein, translating to MSFYSSEPSDLLFDAARRGDIAFIQEILDQKTVDVDVQNGRGFTPLILATYEEHLEAAKIFIAAGADVNKQDFAGNTALMGVSFKGYADIAHLLIQHGADLNIQNGSGGTALMFATMFGRNKLVKILTEAGADLTIRDSRGLTALDMAIGQGNEEAIPFLQK from the coding sequence ATGTCATTTTATTCTTCGGAACCTTCTGATTTGCTTTTTGATGCGGCCCGGCGCGGCGATATCGCTTTTATTCAGGAAATACTTGACCAGAAAACCGTGGATGTGGACGTACAGAACGGCCGGGGTTTTACTCCTTTAATTTTAGCTACCTACGAAGAGCATCTGGAAGCCGCCAAAATTTTTATTGCGGCGGGTGCCGACGTAAACAAACAGGATTTTGCCGGCAATACTGCTTTAATGGGCGTAAGTTTTAAAGGCTACGCCGATATTGCCCATTTGCTCATCCAACACGGTGCCGATTTAAATATCCAGAATGGCAGCGGGGGAACCGCCTTAATGTTTGCGACCATGTTCGGCCGGAACAAACTGGTTAAAATACTAACGGAAGCCGGTGCCGACCTTACCATTCGCGATAGCCGGGGACTTACCGCCTTAGACATGGCCATTGGTCAGGGCAACGAGGAAGCTATTCCTTTTCTGCAAAAATAA
- a CDS encoding TolC family protein: MLLKSSFRSACILLVLFFGSGKANSQNKVLSLKEALEIGLANYGTLKAKTNYVHAAEAVVRQSQREYLPDVSISGQHDYGTINGQNGAFYGFRGLNSSSSGPPLQTQNWNAAFGSLYLANISWDFFSFGKAHEKIAVAKASREQDESDLGQEQFQHQVRVASAYLNLQAAQRLTRSQERNLERTLALKRVVVARAKNGLNPGVDSSLANAEVSNARIALTRARDTEQEQGNQLAQLLGVPGQNFLLDSIFITKIPVAFGQNASLQSDNHPVLSFYRNRVNLSHQRERYFRTFQYPTFSFLVCCKGAVPGFVTIIMVLMRRLILKAFGKGWCPPGAITW; the protein is encoded by the coding sequence ATGTTATTAAAAAGTAGTTTTCGGTCTGCGTGCATTTTGTTGGTTCTGTTTTTTGGGAGTGGTAAGGCCAATAGTCAAAACAAAGTATTATCCTTAAAAGAGGCTCTGGAAATTGGTTTAGCGAATTATGGTACGCTAAAAGCCAAAACAAATTACGTTCATGCCGCCGAAGCGGTCGTGAGACAAAGCCAAAGAGAGTACCTGCCGGATGTAAGTATTTCTGGACAACATGATTATGGTACTATCAACGGCCAAAACGGCGCATTTTACGGATTTCGGGGTTTAAATTCTTCTTCTTCGGGCCCCCCTTTGCAAACGCAAAACTGGAATGCGGCCTTTGGCTCTTTGTACCTGGCCAACATTAGCTGGGATTTCTTTTCTTTTGGCAAAGCACACGAAAAAATAGCAGTAGCGAAGGCTTCCCGGGAACAAGACGAATCGGATTTAGGGCAGGAACAATTTCAGCACCAGGTGCGGGTAGCTAGTGCTTATTTAAACTTACAGGCCGCCCAACGGCTTACCCGGTCGCAGGAGAGGAACCTGGAGCGAACTTTGGCTTTAAAACGGGTGGTAGTGGCCCGGGCGAAGAACGGTTTAAATCCGGGCGTCGATTCCTCCTTGGCCAATGCCGAAGTATCTAACGCTAGAATAGCCCTTACCCGGGCCAGAGATACCGAGCAGGAGCAAGGAAATCAATTAGCCCAGCTTTTAGGAGTGCCGGGGCAAAACTTTCTTTTGGATAGTATTTTTATAACTAAAATTCCGGTTGCCTTTGGCCAAAATGCTTCCTTACAATCCGACAACCATCCGGTATTATCTTTTTACCGCAACCGGGTTAATTTGAGCCACCAACGCGAAAGATATTTTCGCACGTTTCAGTATCCTACTTTTTCTTTTTTAGTGTGCTGCAAGGGCGCGGTTCCGGGTTTCGTTACGATTATAATGGTACTAATGCGGAGGCTTATTCTAAAAGCTTTCGGGAAGGGGTGGTGCCCACCCGGGGCAATTACCTGGTAG
- a CDS encoding MmcQ/YjbR family DNA-binding protein: MQIEDLRNIALNLKGSTEDIKWEDHLCFTIGGKMYLVTSPDQVPSTASFKVTPEEYEALLAQPGFQKHSHLARYHWVHLNDLNRLSKNEWQHFIRQSYELVAAKLPKKVKKELNILIDSENREPGTGI, encoded by the coding sequence ATGCAAATTGAAGACCTAAGAAATATTGCCTTAAACCTAAAAGGATCCACCGAAGATATAAAATGGGAAGACCATTTGTGTTTTACTATTGGGGGTAAAATGTATTTAGTAACTTCGCCCGACCAGGTACCTTCTACGGCTTCCTTTAAAGTTACTCCCGAGGAATATGAAGCATTATTAGCTCAACCGGGTTTTCAAAAGCATTCGCATTTGGCCCGCTACCATTGGGTACACCTGAATGATTTGAACCGGTTATCCAAAAATGAATGGCAACACTTTATCCGGCAATCTTACGAATTAGTAGCAGCGAAACTGCCGAAGAAAGTGAAAAAAGAATTAAATATTTTAATCGATTCTGAAAATCGAGAGCCGGGAACTGGAATTTAA
- a CDS encoding TonB-dependent receptor domain-containing protein has product MKKLYCILGIVFLLFFSQITQAQTNGQLTGSVKDAKGGAVPFASVAVVQTTTSKVVTGVTTNDQGAFVIKTPAAGTYLLRITAIGFTNFDSSPFEVTSAEFAKDFGTITVQEDAKLLKEVTVQSMRPKVVAQADKMVVSVEGTALAAGSTAYDVLAKSPGVFIDQDGNIQLNGKGGIQIMIDGKLTYLSGKELQTMLQGMSAENLKDIEIITNPSAKYDAEGNAGILNINLKKNNLTGVNGSVYVGNFYNGMSGYSTGGTLNYKKGKWNTSANFDAARRVFYRNAIFNREFNTSTSSSRQYSNARQEDVRQVPSLRLSTDYDITDKHSVGVTTNLYYQDFNSEFKTRTFTSNGNPETDSLINATNLINGQFSNYKFNGHYMGKLDTAGTTLSADVDYVMINNNGKSRFTNLYQQLNNDNSRLVLPGSDNPSDYNIFSAKIDFTKPFSKDTKMELGAKASRVVSDNDLRFFYKVDNVNVPDVLKSNHFIYKEKIFAAYANFNTKLSEKWSLQSGLRAEQTLGDGNLLTTNTTFKRHYLNLFPSIFLMHNISKDYQISYNYSRRINRPRYESLNPFVFYIDPYTYAQGNPSLRPAYTNSFEVTQTLKSKYIFKIGYAVTTDFIAEVPEQFPELNRTVFMNTNVKRYENVNSNLVLPIKISKNWDMNNTFNVAYQDYTIEQKERSLRNKQLSYYGQSTQNIQLPKKVRLELNAFYQGPGAYALYRISALWGLDVGLKRSFLNEKLEFSVNVNDIFRGQQIIGKANYNGNINEFDQYFGSRSLRVNLRYRFNKGAKFEEKKRNTNLEELNRAGGGNN; this is encoded by the coding sequence ATGAAGAAATTGTACTGCATTTTAGGAATTGTTTTTCTGTTGTTTTTTTCTCAAATAACGCAAGCCCAAACCAATGGCCAGTTAACCGGCAGCGTGAAAGACGCGAAAGGGGGCGCTGTACCTTTTGCCAGCGTGGCCGTAGTGCAAACCACCACGAGCAAAGTAGTTACCGGTGTTACCACCAACGACCAAGGCGCTTTCGTGATTAAAACCCCAGCGGCGGGCACGTACCTGTTGCGCATTACCGCCATTGGTTTTACTAACTTCGACTCTAGTCCGTTTGAAGTAACCAGCGCCGAATTTGCCAAGGATTTTGGCACTATAACCGTGCAGGAAGATGCCAAGCTTCTGAAAGAAGTTACGGTACAATCGATGCGGCCCAAAGTAGTAGCCCAGGCCGATAAAATGGTGGTAAGCGTAGAAGGTACCGCTCTGGCTGCCGGCAGCACCGCTTACGATGTACTGGCCAAATCGCCGGGAGTGTTTATTGACCAGGACGGTAACATTCAGTTAAATGGCAAAGGCGGCATTCAGATTATGATTGATGGTAAACTTACTTATCTCTCCGGGAAAGAACTGCAAACCATGTTGCAAGGTATGTCGGCGGAAAATTTAAAAGACATTGAAATTATTACCAATCCCTCTGCTAAGTACGATGCCGAAGGCAATGCCGGTATTTTAAACATTAATCTGAAAAAAAATAATCTAACCGGGGTGAATGGCAGCGTGTACGTAGGCAATTTCTACAACGGCATGTCGGGCTATAGTACCGGTGGTACCCTGAATTATAAAAAAGGAAAATGGAACACCTCGGCAAACTTTGACGCGGCGCGCCGGGTATTTTACCGGAATGCCATTTTTAACCGGGAATTTAATACCAGTACCAGTAGCAGCCGGCAGTATTCTAACGCCCGGCAAGAAGATGTGCGCCAGGTGCCTTCACTGCGGTTAAGCACCGATTACGATATTACCGATAAGCACAGCGTAGGCGTAACGACAAACCTGTATTACCAAGATTTTAACAGCGAATTTAAAACGCGGACGTTCACCTCCAATGGCAATCCCGAAACAGATTCGCTCATTAATGCTACTAATTTAATTAATGGTCAGTTTTCTAATTACAAGTTTAACGGCCATTATATGGGTAAACTTGATACGGCTGGTACTACCTTATCGGCCGATGTGGATTACGTCATGATCAATAATAATGGAAAGTCGCGGTTTACTAATTTATACCAGCAGCTAAATAACGATAATTCCCGGTTGGTTTTACCGGGCAGCGATAACCCTTCCGACTATAATATCTTTTCGGCTAAAATTGATTTTACCAAACCTTTTTCAAAGGATACCAAGATGGAACTGGGCGCGAAAGCCAGCCGGGTAGTTTCCGATAACGATTTAAGGTTCTTTTATAAGGTAGATAATGTAAATGTACCGGATGTTTTAAAGAGCAACCATTTTATTTACAAAGAAAAAATATTTGCGGCTTACGCGAACTTTAATACCAAACTAAGCGAGAAATGGAGCTTGCAAAGTGGTTTACGCGCCGAACAAACCCTGGGCGATGGCAACCTGCTTACCACCAATACCACCTTTAAACGCCATTACCTGAATCTTTTCCCCAGTATTTTCCTGATGCACAACATCAGCAAAGATTACCAGATATCGTACAACTACAGCCGCCGCATTAACCGGCCGCGCTACGAAAGTTTGAACCCGTTTGTGTTCTACATCGACCCCTATACTTACGCCCAGGGGAACCCCAGTTTGCGGCCCGCCTATACCAATTCATTTGAAGTGACGCAAACTTTAAAATCGAAGTATATTTTTAAAATCGGCTACGCCGTAACTACCGACTTTATTGCCGAGGTGCCGGAACAATTTCCGGAACTAAACCGCACGGTGTTTATGAATACCAACGTAAAACGTTACGAGAACGTGAACAGTAATTTGGTATTACCCATTAAAATCTCGAAAAACTGGGACATGAACAATACTTTTAACGTGGCTTACCAGGATTATACCATTGAACAAAAAGAACGGTCGCTGCGGAATAAGCAATTAAGTTACTACGGGCAATCCACGCAGAATATTCAATTACCGAAAAAAGTGCGGCTAGAGTTAAACGCCTTCTACCAAGGGCCTGGAGCCTATGCCTTGTACCGGATTTCGGCCCTCTGGGGATTGGATGTGGGTCTAAAACGCTCGTTCCTGAACGAAAAATTAGAATTCTCGGTGAATGTAAATGATATTTTCCGGGGCCAACAAATTATTGGTAAGGCTAATTACAACGGCAACATCAACGAGTTCGACCAATACTTTGGCTCCCGCAGCTTACGGGTAAACTTACGTTATCGGTTTAACAAAGGAGCTAAATTCGAAGAAAAGAAACGCAACACCAACCTGGAAGAATTAAACCGGGCTGGTGGCGGTAACAATTAA
- a CDS encoding DUF6786 family protein, which translates to MRSNYFLPFFMGSIFWFSSCQPKEIKQTEKTPAAYQPGSFGYDLNFLQNHDRVLVLKNESGQAQVLVSAKYQGKVFTSTANGLNGKSFGWINYKAFTAPKDPHMSAYGGENRLWLGPEGNKFSLYFKPGVPMEFANWVTPPAIDTESWNIISQNKRSASMQKEATFLNYAGTELKTRLTRRIQILENADIEEMLPVKVTGNLQTVGFTSNNAITNTGEQAWTKITGAPCLWLLDMFNPSPQTTIIIPHETKGTTKIATTDYFGEIPADRIKFKKDVLLFKADGKTRGKLGLGPERAKPIAGSYDAQNNVLTIIQFEVIKTATYLNQAWNTQQNPFHGDAVNAYNDGPLTDGSQMGPFYELESVSPAAFLSPGQTLHHQHSVFHFTGDTTALNQIAEELLGISLEQTQAAFK; encoded by the coding sequence ATGCGTAGCAACTACTTTTTACCTTTTTTTATGGGTAGTATCTTCTGGTTTTCTTCTTGTCAGCCGAAAGAAATTAAACAAACCGAAAAAACTCCGGCAGCTTACCAGCCTGGTTCTTTTGGCTACGATTTAAATTTCCTGCAAAACCACGACAGGGTGCTGGTTTTAAAAAATGAGAGCGGCCAGGCCCAAGTATTAGTATCGGCCAAATACCAGGGCAAGGTTTTTACTTCTACGGCGAACGGTTTAAACGGTAAAAGTTTTGGCTGGATTAACTACAAAGCATTTACTGCTCCTAAAGATCCGCACATGAGCGCCTACGGCGGCGAGAACCGGCTTTGGCTAGGTCCGGAAGGCAATAAATTCTCTTTGTATTTTAAACCCGGCGTACCCATGGAATTTGCTAATTGGGTTACTCCTCCGGCCATTGATACCGAAAGTTGGAACATTATTTCTCAGAATAAGCGCTCGGCTTCAATGCAGAAAGAAGCCACGTTTTTAAACTACGCCGGCACTGAATTAAAAACCCGTTTAACCCGGCGAATTCAAATCTTGGAAAATGCCGACATTGAAGAAATGCTCCCGGTAAAAGTAACCGGTAATTTGCAAACGGTGGGTTTTACTTCCAATAACGCTATTACCAATACAGGTGAGCAAGCTTGGACGAAAATAACCGGCGCTCCTTGTTTGTGGCTGTTGGATATGTTTAATCCTTCGCCGCAAACTACCATTATTATTCCGCACGAAACAAAAGGTACTACTAAAATTGCTACTACCGATTACTTTGGCGAGATTCCTGCCGATCGGATTAAATTTAAGAAGGACGTATTGTTATTTAAAGCCGATGGAAAAACCCGCGGCAAATTAGGTTTGGGACCGGAAAGAGCGAAACCTATTGCGGGTAGTTACGATGCCCAGAATAATGTATTAACAATTATTCAATTTGAAGTTATTAAAACCGCTACTTACCTGAACCAAGCGTGGAACACGCAGCAAAATCCCTTTCACGGCGATGCCGTGAACGCTTATAACGACGGACCACTAACCGACGGCAGCCAAATGGGCCCCTTTTACGAACTCGAAAGTGTATCGCCGGCCGCTTTTTTATCACCTGGCCAAACGCTCCACCACCAGCACAGCGTCTTCCATTTTACCGGCGATACAACCGCTTTAAACCAGATTGCCGAAGAATTACTCGGCATTTCTCTGGAGCAAACACAAGCCGCATTTAAATAA